A window from Gossypium raimondii isolate GPD5lz chromosome 7, ASM2569854v1, whole genome shotgun sequence encodes these proteins:
- the LOC105789706 gene encoding uncharacterized protein LOC105789706 isoform X1, translating into MAIEIPKDLITQLQISLRKQANVPSYDPTDPSLPGLPLFHSTSDSPRRRCIHCKSRLLRGSDSILCIFCGKRPTETPPPPIKFQSTSGYRWFLHSLNLDGSENVGEPLDGDGKDKGSGEEFALSDILGLEIKWNDVEFKGFESGLRKSNTLNLAGFDVEDDFLVERKEGSASIPSEGTSAVKKGTGFTGSNVLESRGAVSGWQAEFQSDDHGAISTVSFDPVASSSKDISSDIDDAVVGQGTNLFDGKDKRNQTSSESKTTDWFQGDLKSNFTSGDQAQSSISNTLGERTINDDDDWNDFTGSTNAQGSSDQDADGLKSMNEKGGDSFSGLEAGSESTIFETHHEVSKSFDHFAGSSADLSTHMDSVFGTGDSFQGKPVDNTTSSHSSNWFQDDLWSNSTSKTVHHTEQFNKNVGNKDGEILANINSVTNDEDLFGAWNDFKSSSILNSSISSSKEHGIHTSSTEEKNSDPFSGWDTDFQSANSKNNRVGPIASDPFVGSSLGLSDHIDTVFASGNDLFDMKAKDSSNASNANSWFQDDLWSNSSSKLIHQAENLGATGDIMDSGKANSVHNSSSIDVNWFPDDQLLTGNKKAPDEKSIEETDNLFSDWSDFKSSTTKQDPLSDSSKQAVTIDDNNNNLSAWNDFTSSTDAKDPSSNSSKQTDLFSGAFSNQNCSTDIDIIWPEAPISARMADEDFSNATTGGSKAEEIEVLMSQMHDLSFMLETNLSVPTKVDECS; encoded by the exons ATGGCTATTGAAATCCCCAAAGATTTAATAACCCAACTCCAGATCTCACTTCGCAAGCAAGCCAACGTACCTTCATATGATCCGACCGACCCATCGCTTCCCGGTCTCCCTTTGTTTCACTCGACCAGCGATTCACCTCGCCGCCGTTGCATCCACTGCAAATCTCGTCTCCTCCGAGGCTCCGATTCCATCCTTTGTATTTTCTGCGGCAAACGCCCCACCGAGACACCGCCTCCGCCGATCAAATTCCAGTCTACTTCTGGGTACCGATGGTTCCTTCACTCACTTAACTTGGATGGATCT GAAAATGTGGGGGAGCCTTTAGATGGGGATGGAAAGGATAAAGGAAGTGGAGAGGAGTTTGCCTTATCTGATATTTTGGGATTAGAAATAAAGTGGAATGATGTAGAGTTTAAGGGATTTGAATCTGGTTTGAGAAAGAGTAATACTTTGAATTTGGCTGGATTTGATGTTGAGGATGATTTTTTAGTTGAAAGAAAAGAGGGTTCTGCTTCAATTCCCTCGGAAGGGACGTCGGCGGTAAAGAAAGGGACCGGTTTTACTGGAAGTAATGTGCTTGAATCGCGTGGTGCTGTCTCCGGTTGGCAGGCTGAATTTCAGTCGGATGATCACGGTGCTATTAGCACCGTGTCGTTTGATCCTGTTGCAAGTTCTTCGAAAGATATTTCTTCCGATATTGATGATGCGGTTGTCGGGCAGGGTACGAATTTATTTGATGGAAAAGATAAACGCAATCAAACTTCATCGGAATCCAAAACGACTGACTGGTTTCAAGGTGATTTGAAGAGTAATTTCACTTCGGGTGATCAAGCTCAAAGCAGCATCAGCAATACCCTTGGTGAAAGAACTATTAATGACGATGATGATTGGAATGATTTTACGGGTTCCACTAATGCACAAGGTTCTTCGGACCAGGATGCCGATGGTTTGAAGTCAATGAATGAAAAAGGTGGTGATTCTTTTTCTGGATTGGAGGCTGGCTCTGAATCTACTATTTTTGAAACTCACCATGAGGTATCCAAATCTTTTGATCATTTTGCAGGTTCTTCTGCCGATCTTTCTACTCACATGGATAGTGTCTTTGGAACAGGAGACTCGTTTCAGGGAAAACCAGTAGATAACACAACTTCATCCCACAGTAGTAATTGGTTTCAGGATGATCTATGGAGTAATTCCACCTCAAAGACGGTTCATCATACTGAGCAATTCAACAAGAATGTGGGTAATAAGGATGGTGAGATATTAGCAAATATAAATAGTGTAACCAATGATGAAGATTTGTTTGGAGCTTGGAATGATTTTAAAAGTTCGAGCATCCTTAATTCTTCAATAAGTTCTTCGAAAGAACATGGCATCCATACTAGTTCTACTGAAGAAAAGAATAGTGACCCCTTTTCGGGATGGGACACTGACTTCCAATCtgctaattctaaaaataatcgTGTGGGACCCATAGCATCTGATCCTTTTGTAGGTTCCTCACTCGGTCTTTCTGATCACATTGATACGGTTTTTGCATCtggaaatgatttatttgacatGAAAGCAAAAGATAGCTCCAACGCGTCTAATGCAAACAGCTGGTTTCAGGATGATCTATGGAGTAATTCGAGCTCAAAGTTAATTCATCAAGCTGAAAACTTGGGTGCAACTGGTGATATCATGGATTCCGGAAAAGCTAATAGTGTTCATAATTCTTCCTCCATCGATGTTAACTGGTTTCCAGATGATCAATTGCTAACAGGCAACAAGAAGGCACCTGATGAAAAATCGATTGAGGAAACAGACAATTTGTTCAGTGATTGGTCTGATTTCAAAAGCTCAACTACTAAGCAAGATCCTCTCAGTGATTCTTCAAAACAAGCCGTTACTATTGATGATAATAACAACAACTTGTCTGCCTGGAATGATTTTACTAGCTCAACTGATGCAAAAGACCCTTCGAGTAATTCTTCAAAACAAACTGATTTGTTTTCAGGGGCATTCAGTAATCAGAATTGCTCAACCGACATCGATATCATCTGGCCTGAAGCTCCTATTTCAGCCAG GATGGCTGATGAAGATTTCTCCAATGCAACAACAGGAGGTTCAAAAGCTGAAGAAATAGAGGTATTGATGTCACAAATGCATGATCTATCATTTATGTTAGAAACCAATCTTTCAGTACCTACTAAAGTAGATGAATGTAGCTAA
- the LOC105789706 gene encoding uncharacterized protein LOC105789706 isoform X2, protein MAIEIPKDLITQLQISLRKQANVPSYDPTDPSLPGLPLFHSTSDSPRRRCIHCKSRLLRGSDSILCIFCGKRPTETPPPPIKFQSTSGYRWFLHSLNLDGSENVGEPLDGDGKDKGSGEEFALSDILGLEIKWNDVEFKGFESGLRKSNTLNLAGFDVEDDFLVERKEGSASIPSEGTSAVKKGTGFTGSNVLESRGAVSGWQAEFQSDDHGAISTVSFDPVASSSKDISSDIDDAVVGQGTNLFDGKDKRNQTSSESKTTDWFQGDLKSNFTSGDQAQSSISNTLGERTINDDDDWNDFTGSTNAQGSSDQDADGLKSMNEKGSSADLSTHMDSVFGTGDSFQGKPVDNTTSSHSSNWFQDDLWSNSTSKTVHHTEQFNKNVGNKDGEILANINSVTNDEDLFGAWNDFKSSSILNSSISSSKEHGIHTSSTEEKNSDPFSGWDTDFQSANSKNNRVGPIASDPFVGSSLGLSDHIDTVFASGNDLFDMKAKDSSNASNANSWFQDDLWSNSSSKLIHQAENLGATGDIMDSGKANSVHNSSSIDVNWFPDDQLLTGNKKAPDEKSIEETDNLFSDWSDFKSSTTKQDPLSDSSKQAVTIDDNNNNLSAWNDFTSSTDAKDPSSNSSKQTDLFSGAFSNQNCSTDIDIIWPEAPISARMADEDFSNATTGGSKAEEIEVLMSQMHDLSFMLETNLSVPTKVDECS, encoded by the exons ATGGCTATTGAAATCCCCAAAGATTTAATAACCCAACTCCAGATCTCACTTCGCAAGCAAGCCAACGTACCTTCATATGATCCGACCGACCCATCGCTTCCCGGTCTCCCTTTGTTTCACTCGACCAGCGATTCACCTCGCCGCCGTTGCATCCACTGCAAATCTCGTCTCCTCCGAGGCTCCGATTCCATCCTTTGTATTTTCTGCGGCAAACGCCCCACCGAGACACCGCCTCCGCCGATCAAATTCCAGTCTACTTCTGGGTACCGATGGTTCCTTCACTCACTTAACTTGGATGGATCT GAAAATGTGGGGGAGCCTTTAGATGGGGATGGAAAGGATAAAGGAAGTGGAGAGGAGTTTGCCTTATCTGATATTTTGGGATTAGAAATAAAGTGGAATGATGTAGAGTTTAAGGGATTTGAATCTGGTTTGAGAAAGAGTAATACTTTGAATTTGGCTGGATTTGATGTTGAGGATGATTTTTTAGTTGAAAGAAAAGAGGGTTCTGCTTCAATTCCCTCGGAAGGGACGTCGGCGGTAAAGAAAGGGACCGGTTTTACTGGAAGTAATGTGCTTGAATCGCGTGGTGCTGTCTCCGGTTGGCAGGCTGAATTTCAGTCGGATGATCACGGTGCTATTAGCACCGTGTCGTTTGATCCTGTTGCAAGTTCTTCGAAAGATATTTCTTCCGATATTGATGATGCGGTTGTCGGGCAGGGTACGAATTTATTTGATGGAAAAGATAAACGCAATCAAACTTCATCGGAATCCAAAACGACTGACTGGTTTCAAGGTGATTTGAAGAGTAATTTCACTTCGGGTGATCAAGCTCAAAGCAGCATCAGCAATACCCTTGGTGAAAGAACTATTAATGACGATGATGATTGGAATGATTTTACGGGTTCCACTAATGCACAAGGTTCTTCGGACCAGGATGCCGATGGTTTGAAGTCAATGAATGAAAAAG GTTCTTCTGCCGATCTTTCTACTCACATGGATAGTGTCTTTGGAACAGGAGACTCGTTTCAGGGAAAACCAGTAGATAACACAACTTCATCCCACAGTAGTAATTGGTTTCAGGATGATCTATGGAGTAATTCCACCTCAAAGACGGTTCATCATACTGAGCAATTCAACAAGAATGTGGGTAATAAGGATGGTGAGATATTAGCAAATATAAATAGTGTAACCAATGATGAAGATTTGTTTGGAGCTTGGAATGATTTTAAAAGTTCGAGCATCCTTAATTCTTCAATAAGTTCTTCGAAAGAACATGGCATCCATACTAGTTCTACTGAAGAAAAGAATAGTGACCCCTTTTCGGGATGGGACACTGACTTCCAATCtgctaattctaaaaataatcgTGTGGGACCCATAGCATCTGATCCTTTTGTAGGTTCCTCACTCGGTCTTTCTGATCACATTGATACGGTTTTTGCATCtggaaatgatttatttgacatGAAAGCAAAAGATAGCTCCAACGCGTCTAATGCAAACAGCTGGTTTCAGGATGATCTATGGAGTAATTCGAGCTCAAAGTTAATTCATCAAGCTGAAAACTTGGGTGCAACTGGTGATATCATGGATTCCGGAAAAGCTAATAGTGTTCATAATTCTTCCTCCATCGATGTTAACTGGTTTCCAGATGATCAATTGCTAACAGGCAACAAGAAGGCACCTGATGAAAAATCGATTGAGGAAACAGACAATTTGTTCAGTGATTGGTCTGATTTCAAAAGCTCAACTACTAAGCAAGATCCTCTCAGTGATTCTTCAAAACAAGCCGTTACTATTGATGATAATAACAACAACTTGTCTGCCTGGAATGATTTTACTAGCTCAACTGATGCAAAAGACCCTTCGAGTAATTCTTCAAAACAAACTGATTTGTTTTCAGGGGCATTCAGTAATCAGAATTGCTCAACCGACATCGATATCATCTGGCCTGAAGCTCCTATTTCAGCCAG GATGGCTGATGAAGATTTCTCCAATGCAACAACAGGAGGTTCAAAAGCTGAAGAAATAGAGGTATTGATGTCACAAATGCATGATCTATCATTTATGTTAGAAACCAATCTTTCAGTACCTACTAAAGTAGATGAATGTAGCTAA